Part of the Colius striatus isolate bColStr4 chromosome 4, bColStr4.1.hap1, whole genome shotgun sequence genome, CCTGAAGTCAGaggatttctttaaaacaactcaaaataaacccaaacctTAACAATTGTTTAATCCTTTGGAGCAAGTAAGAGCAGGAGATTGCCAAGAGAGCAGAAGCCCGTGGTAAATGAGGAATGGGCAAGGGTCCAAAGATGTCTCCTTAGGATAGGGACATCTCTTcagaagagggaggagagaaggagaaggagagatgCAGATGGGTAGGAACCCTCAGCCAGTTGCTGCACTCTTATGAAGTCCTTGAAAAGCTGCCAGTGCTAAGGGGCTGCTTCTGAAGGTGGGAATTGTCTCTAGTTTCTTGTCAGGGGTGTCATAAAATTGTTCATTCCCCCGCAGTGGTGCAAGTGGGATGTCCAGCACCACTGTGTTGCATGGCTCAGGTGAGGTGGGCAACCACATCCTAAGGTGCCTCTCCCCCAtcacctccctccccccacaagCAAAGTTAATTCCTCTGCTATGGGCTGTTGGACTGAGCAACACCTCATGTCTCGTCTCAGCCAGAACCTCTCTCCAAGGAGAAGCTCCCTAAATACACCCCAAACTCCCTTTCATGTAACCCAGACTGCTGCCTGCCTTGGAGCTCCTCATATGACAGTcgctggggggctggggggctcagGTTGAGTCCCGTTGCTCGGCACGGGACTGGCAGTGGTGGAGGGAGGCACAGAATCTCCTGACTGAATCTCAGGGGTCCTCTGAGGGCTGGGCTCCTCAGAGTGGTCCATGTTGCCTTGGACCTCCTTCCCTCTTTGGATCAGCTGCTCTAAGGTCTTGGGCAAAGGGTAACTCAAGAAGCGCTTCAGTTTGGGCTGGAGGGTGCCTACCACATACTGGATAATCTCCTCCTCATCTGCATCAACGTAGAGGGTCTGGTACAAGTCCCTCTTGCGCCAAAGGAACTGGTCCAAGGGCTCTCCCTCCTTCTGAGGCAAATCCAGCTCCCTTTTGATAGCATCCCTAGTCAGGGTCCCCTCGCTGTACTGCAGGAACTCCTTCTTGAACTCAACCCAGTTCTTGACAGAGTCCTGCTTGTATTCCCACCACTTTTTAGCCGGGCCGTTCATGTGGTTTTGGATCTGAGACAGCCAATACTCCTCTGTTCCACCCACCTGCTTTAAGTATTCCTCCAAGTGGCTCAAGAACTCCCTGGGATCCTCAAAGACCTGAGTCTCCACTGGGGAGGCTGGAGCATCCTCCGACACAGAGACCCACTGGTAGGAATCGTGGGCCTGGGGGATGCTGGGCACCTCCCCGGGAGGAGGGGTCAGAGCATACATTTGGCTCATATCAAGGGCATAATCATAAATCTCCCCTTCACTTGGCCTTATCTCTGGGCCTCCCACCCCGACAGACACGGTCTGCTTGCCGTGGTCAGCGGGGCAGTACTTGCCTCCCATGGACTCCAAACGATCCGCCCACTTCTCCAGACGGAAAAACACCTCCTTCCAAACATTCATCTCTCTCTTGACCCACCTCTCCAGGTGGGCAATGGTTTCCTGGCACCTGGCCAGGCAGGCCTTGATGGATTTCTTCCATCTCTGGTTATCAGTTGGGACGTGGTCCTCTAAGTTATTCTCTAACTTGCCCACGGATTTCTGCAAACCTTTCAGCTCACGCTCCACCTGCTTGGAGACCTCGGACAGGAGGTGCCTGTGGGTCCTCCTGACGTGCTCCAACATTTCTGCCCTGCATTTCCCTATCTGCAGGATCACATTGGGTTTGTTGGCAACTCCACGGTGCCCCTGGAAAGAGTGGATGCCAGCACTGGTGACGTTATCCAGCTGCATGGCTCTCAACTATCAGAGGGTCAAACACAGGAAGAACTGGGTTGTAAGCCCTGGTGCTAGAGCTGgctctcaaaaaaaccccaccaataACACTTCccaaaagacacacagaaacTTCTAAACCCCCCTCAAAGGACTTTTTGACACAAACACAACCAAATCAAATATCACCGCAGAGCGAGCTGGTCGGTCCCCGTGGATCCCACACTGAGTTGTAGGCAAATTGCTCCCTCTGCCCAGCTGGAAATGCAGATTCTCAGGTGTTCAAGGGTGTCCCAGAGAGAGCCAGGGATCTTCCAGGAACAAGTAGAGGACTTGGATGTGATGTTGAGCCCCACACTCGTGCCCGCTACCTGCTGGTCCGGAGCTGAGGATCGGCCGAGAGTCCCCGCTGGAGAAAAACACACAGAGACGCAGATGGAAGCTGCTGCAAAAGAATCCCGGTGATCCCTCTCCTCTGGTGAACTTGTCGAgtcacaaaagcaaagaaagaaatgctcCTTTCACTTAGAGCTGCAAagagctgcttctcttccctgtcTGAACTGCCACTAGTCCAGGCTCTTCCATCTACTTATACCCCACACAGCTCAACATGTGGGTGGTGCCCGGCCTCCTCTCGCACTCTCAGCGCTGCGTTCATTGGAGGAGAAAGCGAGGCCGGTGGCTGTGGCAACCCAGATCTTGGCAACCTCCTCTGGTTTCCCACCCCCTCGCACACGCCCCCAGACTCGACAGCGAGAAGCACTTGAAAAGGTGCTGGAAGACAGTTGGAGAGATGGATGAGTAATCGCACCTTCCGCCTTTTCAGCGTGCAGGGAAAGCACTTATTCATTCCACAACTATTTACTCAGCAAGGTCATCATTAGCATGCTTTCCCCTGGCAGGACCcaaaggggaggaaagggagggggTTATGAGGAATTCAGTGTGTCACATAAGGGAGAGACACCTACCCACAGCCTCCCCCCTCTCTCTGCACACACCCtcacatccacacacacaccgAGCTTGGAAACGGTGTTAAaccagcagggaaaaaaaacccctcacaaagcagagaaaataaaaagggagggggaaaatgCTCCAGGGAGCTACTTCATCACAACTGGAGCACTTTGGACTTTTGGTAGGAGGGAGTCATCCCCATTGTTTAATTAATCCCAGACCAAGCTCTGTCTCGGGAACGTTCGGTGAGGGAGGGGGAACAGCTTCCTGGGTTTTACGCCAAATTAAATCCGCCCATCCAAAGCCTGTTCCGTACTTAGCTTGAATCAGATGCTTTAATCAGTTAGCCAACCCACCAGCGCAGATGAAGCTACATTTGTTCTTCCCTCTTGACAAAGCAGGAAAAGCCAACCATAAAAGGAATCCCCGGGTCTTACATAAGGCAGAGATAAAGGATTCCCTAATCTGAGAGAGTTCCCTGCCGGAACATCCTCGGAGAGGTGCTGGGGGCATCTGGGGCTTCTCATCACCTCCCAGTGACAGTGACCAAAGGTACTGGGATGCTGAGTCATGAGTATCACCTAAAAAAGGAGGGTTTCAAGCCCTGCCTCCACTCAGGGTGATGGGCATCGTGCCAGGGAGGTTTAGGATGGATCCCCTGGCCACGTGTTTCCCGGTGGGACCGCAGCCAGCCTGGTGAGAGCAAAATGCAGAGGAGACATATGGACTTTCAGTCACTGCTGAGAGGAGGTTGCAGTGACCCCACGCATTTGGTTAAAGCACAGTCTCCCTGGGGCAAACTGATGCTTaaactgagggacatgggtcagGAGTCCCTTTTGTCCCCCCTGTCAATATCCAACCAGGAAGGCATGCTTCTGTTCTCTACTAGGTAATGGCACAGAGGCAAACAGTACTCCTGTATGGCTCTTGGGGATTGTTTAAGCTCTTGAGGGTTATTTAGGGCAGCAGTAAACTGACACAGAAGTGCTGCATGGTCTGATTGAAGGTGAGGAGTGGCAGTGAGTGGGGAAGGGGACAAAAGCCTGAGGGTATAAACACAGGATTCATAATCCAGCAGACCCTCCCAATGATGCTTTATCTTCCCTCCATAGGACAGTGATGTGACTGGCAGAGACCTGTGCCCTCTGCCCTGTTTACTTCTCCACATTCACCCAGCTTTCCTAAGCATGAGATTTCTGTGCACTTATGTTTGTGTTTCTCACACTCAGGATGGGtctggaacctcttatgttgtGATTTCTATACCTCAGAGAGTCCACCTTAAACCTGCCAGGAAGGTATCAGGTGAATGTGGAGAGTCTGTGCAAACACTGTATACCTGGGTTAGTGCAAAGATATTCTCCAGACAGGTTTTCACCCAAGATACTCAGAAGTGGCACTTAGGAGACTGCCAGTGGATGGGGACAGGTTATTGACTTTTCAAAGGACCTGGTTTCAATCTCACCTTGTCCCAGTCAAAGTCTGGGATGAACTACTCCACCAAACCCATCTctttccagcccctgctgcacttctttccttctcccttagTTTTCAGGGATTCACCAGTCTGAATGGCCTCATTTGGTACTTAGGTCTTGGCCACAGGGTCTCAGGATCAttcaggctggaagggacctcaggaggTTTCTAGCTCAGCCTCCTCTGACCCAGCTGCTGGGTGAGATGAGGGAGTTGAGTTTCAGATACTGGAAATCTCAGTGATGGGGACTGCACAATCCTGCTCAGCTACATGACTCTCCTCAGAGGGAAATCCTTTATCCTTACACCCAGGCTGTCTTGTTCTGATTTATACCCAGTGTCTTTTGTCCTCTCATGTGACACCTCTTTGAAGagtctgtctctctctccttgGTAACCTCCCCTCAGGTACAGGAGACTGCTGTTAGGTCCCTCCAAAGCCATCAATCACTTCACCAGGCTGGACAAGCCTTAATCCCAAACCAGGCACCAGGCAAGTGCTGTAGCCCTGACTATGTCAATGGCCCGTGCTGAACTCATTCCAGTTTATCCCTTGTACTAAGGGACCTAAACTTGATTGCAGCAGCCAGATATGCTCTAGTACATCTCGAGTAGAGGAGGATAATCAGCTCCATTGATTTCCTGGCTGTAGTCATGCTCCCACAGTCCAGGAGACATTTTTTTTGGTGCCAGGACACACTGCTGGATCACACTCAACCTGCTGTCtcccaacactcccaggtccatTTCTGCCAGTCAGCTGCTGCCAGAGACTCTCTTCCCAGGCATGGAGTTTATCCTTGTTGATTATCATCAGGtttttcctgctcctttcctccAGCTCATGGACCTCCTCTAGGTCCATCTCATTCAGCCACCTTTCCACAGAGCTCTCCTCCTAATCTGTGTTCTCTTCTTCTtgtgggggtggtgggggagACAGGAGAGGCgaggagggatgggggtttTCCTTCTGGACCTGCTGGGGAACGACTTGCTGATTAAGACACAGTGCTAAGcattttcattgtatttctaATTAAAGTAAGGTGTGTgggtagaggaggaggagaaagggagcCGGAAGCAAAGGGAGGAGTGCTGGGAGCTGACAGGGAGAGGCAATTTGGGGCAGACAGATGGTTTCCGggcacagagagacagacagagcATGGAAGGACAGGAGCCATGGACTGGGGCAGGCTGGGGAAGAGGGTCTCCTAGACACAGCAGCTTTATAGCAGGGCTTCACCAAGAAGCAGCCAGACCTCTGTTGAAATTAGATGCCTGGTCTCAGGGAAGCTGTCAATGGGATGGAGCAAGAATGCAGGGAAGGGTGGCCACGGGAGGTCcaagacaagaggaaagcaaggaaaaggTAAAAGGGAGGTGGGATGTGATCatgagggaggaaggaaaagggtaATCAGTGATCCTCAGAGCTGCCTCTGAAACAGCTGATCAGGAGCAAGGAAGGGAGTGAAAACAGCAAAAGCCACATCTCACAGCTCAGCAGGAATGGTACCAATGTGGGTTGTTTCCCTAGAGCTTCCTAAACATGTTTAAACTGCAGTGGATTAAGATCagaccccccaaaaaaccccaaacccaaatgaagagggagaaagagaaaagccaaCAGACTAATTACAGGCAGAAAAAAGAAGCTTGTGACAGtgcacagcaacagaaaaaccCTGCTGCAGGAAGAAGGAGCAGATGAAAGGGACACTGAGTCATCCCCAGCACTGGCATCTTCCCCAGTGCTGTCACAACAGCGATTTGCTGAAGACACAAAGCACCCAGAGTCCAGTGGCACTTGCCCTTTGCAGCCATTCTGGATGTGGGCTTTTGGCCTTAGAGAAAACTTGatggttgggtttgggtttttattcAGTTGACATCCCGTTGCCACCTCGTTCTGGGTGTTGTGCTCGGATCTGTCTTATGACAAGACATGTCACTTCTTGGAGCTGTGAGCCAGGTGAACTTGGTGGGTGGGTGAGAATGGAGATGTGTCAGGGCTTGGGAAAGTTTATAgtgcagctgagctgtgctgcctttcagaggCTTGTGCTCAGAAGAGCTCAGCTAGATGCTGTATTACCCTTCTGTGATGCCAGCGTCCCTCCTCAGATATGCATTGTGTTCTCTCTCTGAATCACAGTCTGGAAGACCCTGTTTTTCACCAAGGACTCTACAAAGTGTCTAAAGGAAACAATTTGAAGGCCCATGTGCAGTTAATCCCACACTCTTGCAGGAACTGATATTTTTCCCCACTGGCAAACAAGGGGTTTGCTGTATTCACCTGGATCTGCTCTGCTAGAATTTTCCCTTTCACTTCCACAATTGCTTCCTCCTCCtacaagaacaaagaaaagaaacaagccaCAAACCCCACAatccctcccctctgcctccaCGCTCCTCCAATCCCTAGCGATTCCCCTATGTGTTACCAGACAAAGCTGACCTGTCATTGCTTTGGTAGCAAAACCctcaagaaagaaatcaaattaaCAGGAACCAAGCTGCTGGGCTTTTACATTTGTTTAATAAAAAGTAGCTGAGTGGAAAGAAGGAGCAGAACAATGCCTTTAATTGACACCATACGTCTCTATTCATCCATCCCCAGCACCTGAAGGCTGGCTTGCTCTGAAGCTGGCACTCAGAAGGTTGAGTTTCTGATTCAGAACACGTCTGGCGTCAGTGGCTGCCTTGTTCCTGGCCACCCATTGTCCTCTGTGGCTCAAGCCCACACGTCACTTGCTGGGAGg contains:
- the ARC gene encoding activity-regulated cytoskeleton-associated protein translates to MQLDNVTSAGIHSFQGHRGVANKPNVILQIGKCRAEMLEHVRRTHRHLLSEVSKQVERELKGLQKSVGKLENNLEDHVPTDNQRWKKSIKACLARCQETIAHLERWVKREMNVWKEVFFRLEKWADRLESMGGKYCPADHGKQTVSVGVGGPEIRPSEGEIYDYALDMSQMYALTPPPGEVPSIPQAHDSYQWVSVSEDAPASPVETQVFEDPREFLSHLEEYLKQVGGTEEYWLSQIQNHMNGPAKKWWEYKQDSVKNWVEFKKEFLQYSEGTLTRDAIKRELDLPQKEGEPLDQFLWRKRDLYQTLYVDADEEEIIQYVVGTLQPKLKRFLSYPLPKTLEQLIQRGKEVQGNMDHSEEPSPQRTPEIQSGDSVPPSTTASPVPSNGTQPEPPSPPATVI